Proteins co-encoded in one Holophagales bacterium genomic window:
- a CDS encoding cache domain-containing protein — MFLSKLGNRLALHGVLLTWTVGGLVGFVGYRQMVSAVQREAVARVQDAVRVGQRVLANEFAGFDLEGPVPPQVRRWKLTAREAEPVGSIATLFRKARTEGRAEGFALLPDGLSMVVVRRAPAGDLRAAAMSLRGANRLPDLIRDVVFGPDATVKGAATITLFEGDVRVATNVTLPDGRRAVGTRAAPDVTRRVLREGADWNDRAYVVDRWRISSYRPIHDADGVVIGMLYAGLDEAPYVAERERSMLLFALSILALMLAVSVEGWIAGRRLARPLTRLTAAATALARGEREHIEVAQGDPEEVRALAVSFNHMSGEIHAQTAALEESRKRAEKALADYIEILGFVAHELKSPIAGALTQLALIEDGSYGKAPEGFARPMAALRRSLAYGREIAQSFTQLSRAEGEGFAARPRLLGDLSREVAALAADDFASEAAQRRMRVNIEGGPASAWGDPDLLRVVLDNLIGNAVKYGEEGTDVLVTLRPIGAGLRVEVTNHGIGIPVDRFPELFEKFHRLQDPRLRSRKGTGVGLYLVKRIVELHGGTVGVEGEYGQWIRFWFELPPPPAHTERNPAETPRARVAP; from the coding sequence ATGTTTCTCTCCAAGCTCGGGAATCGGCTGGCGTTGCACGGCGTCCTTCTCACCTGGACGGTGGGCGGTCTCGTCGGTTTCGTCGGATACAGGCAGATGGTCTCCGCGGTGCAGCGCGAAGCCGTAGCCCGCGTCCAGGATGCCGTGCGCGTCGGGCAGCGCGTGCTGGCGAACGAGTTCGCCGGCTTCGACCTCGAGGGTCCGGTCCCGCCGCAGGTCCGGCGGTGGAAGCTGACGGCCCGGGAGGCCGAGCCCGTCGGCTCGATCGCCACGCTCTTCCGCAAGGCCCGGACGGAGGGGCGGGCCGAGGGGTTCGCACTGCTCCCGGACGGGCTTTCGATGGTCGTCGTGCGCCGCGCCCCCGCTGGCGACCTCCGGGCTGCGGCGATGTCCCTCAGGGGCGCGAACAGGCTGCCCGACCTGATCCGCGACGTCGTGTTCGGGCCCGACGCAACCGTCAAGGGCGCGGCCACGATCACTCTCTTCGAGGGCGACGTCCGGGTCGCCACCAACGTCACGCTCCCGGACGGGAGGCGAGCCGTGGGCACCCGCGCGGCCCCCGACGTGACCCGCCGCGTCCTCCGCGAAGGCGCAGACTGGAACGACCGGGCCTACGTCGTCGACCGCTGGAGAATCAGCTCCTACCGGCCCATCCACGACGCGGACGGCGTCGTGATCGGGATGCTCTACGCCGGTCTGGACGAGGCCCCGTACGTCGCCGAGCGGGAGCGCAGCATGCTGCTCTTCGCGCTCTCCATTCTCGCGCTCATGCTCGCGGTGTCCGTCGAAGGGTGGATCGCGGGGCGGCGTCTCGCGCGGCCCCTGACCCGGCTGACGGCAGCCGCCACGGCCCTGGCGCGGGGGGAACGCGAGCACATCGAGGTCGCGCAGGGCGACCCCGAGGAGGTCCGCGCGCTCGCGGTCTCGTTCAACCACATGAGCGGCGAGATCCACGCCCAGACGGCGGCCCTCGAGGAGAGCCGGAAGCGCGCCGAGAAGGCTCTCGCCGACTACATCGAGATCCTGGGATTCGTCGCGCACGAGCTGAAGAGCCCCATCGCGGGCGCACTGACCCAGCTCGCCCTCATCGAGGACGGCAGCTACGGAAAGGCCCCGGAGGGGTTCGCCCGGCCCATGGCGGCGCTTCGCCGCTCGCTCGCGTACGGTCGCGAGATCGCGCAGAGCTTCACCCAGCTGAGCCGGGCCGAGGGTGAAGGGTTCGCTGCGAGGCCGCGTCTGCTCGGGGACCTCTCCAGGGAGGTGGCCGCGCTGGCCGCCGACGATTTCGCTTCCGAAGCGGCCCAGCGCCGGATGCGGGTGAACATCGAGGGCGGACCGGCCTCCGCCTGGGGCGACCCGGACCTCCTGCGGGTGGTCCTGGACAACCTGATCGGCAATGCCGTGAAGTACGGCGAGGAGGGAACGGACGTCCTCGTGACCCTCCGCCCGATCGGAGCCGGGCTCCGGGTCGAGGTGACCAATCACGGAATCGGGATTCCCGTCGACCGCTTTCCGGAGCTCTTCGAGAAGTTCCATCGTCTCCAGGACCCTCGGCTCCGCTCGCGCAAGGGCACCGGGGTCGGCCTCTACCTGGTCAAGCGGATCGTCGAGCTTCACGGCGGCACCGTCGGCGTCGAAGGGGAATACGGGCAGTGGATCCGCTTCTGGTTCGAGCTTCCGCCGCCCCCTGCGCACACCGAGCGGAATCCCGCGGAGACCCCGCGGGCACGTGTTGCGCCCTAG
- a CDS encoding NAD(P)H-dependent oxidoreductase subunit E: MSTSLENAVVEVCASVGNDPSRLVDVAREIQARFGCVPGEAVDGIHRHLGVSRPTVRSLVSFYSFLSEEPKGRIVIRLCDDPVDRLFGYERVQKAFSDELGIPIGGTTADGAFSLERTACIGMSDHAPAALVNETPVTELSTDKAREIVAELRAHMSPERLVKKLGDGNNGHPLVRSMVKNHIRKAGPIVLTEHRHREATQKAAAMSPAEVIRAVKAARLRGRGGAGFPTGIKWEMARAAPGARKFLVCNADEGEPGTFKDRVLLTEFPDRVLAGMTIAGYAIGAKEGILYLRAEYAYLRRFLEDVLARRRAEGFLGKSIAARHSFDFDIRIQMGAGAYVCGEESALLNSCEGLRGDPRNRPPFPAQKGYLGFPTIVNNVETLACVARILDAGPATFSEYGTKQSAGSKLLSISGDVGMAGVYEVPFGVTLREVLALADSRETQAVQIGGPSGRMIGPADFDRTICYDDLSTGGAMAVFGPDRNPIEIARLYMEFFEDESCGYCTPCRVGNGLLRRGLDKVLAGRGEPSDLVQFEEVARTMKATSRCGLGQTSFNPVLTTLTSFRPLFDSLVKEDPKKFRRSFDLEASTREAARIRTGGAR; this comes from the coding sequence ATGAGCACCTCTCTCGAGAACGCCGTCGTCGAGGTCTGCGCGTCCGTGGGAAACGACCCTTCGCGGCTCGTGGACGTGGCTCGCGAGATCCAGGCACGTTTCGGTTGCGTCCCGGGCGAGGCCGTCGACGGGATCCACAGGCATCTGGGTGTCTCCCGGCCGACGGTCCGCAGCCTCGTCTCCTTCTACTCCTTCCTCTCCGAGGAGCCGAAGGGAAGAATCGTCATCCGGTTGTGCGACGACCCGGTCGACCGCCTCTTCGGCTACGAACGCGTCCAGAAGGCCTTCTCCGACGAGCTCGGCATCCCGATCGGCGGGACGACGGCGGACGGCGCGTTCTCTCTCGAACGGACGGCCTGCATCGGGATGAGCGACCACGCTCCGGCCGCCCTCGTGAACGAGACACCCGTCACCGAGCTCTCGACCGACAAGGCTCGGGAGATCGTCGCGGAACTGAGGGCGCACATGTCCCCGGAACGCCTCGTGAAGAAGCTCGGCGACGGGAACAACGGTCACCCGCTCGTCCGGTCGATGGTGAAGAACCACATCCGGAAGGCCGGCCCCATCGTCCTCACGGAGCACCGTCACAGGGAGGCCACGCAGAAGGCCGCGGCCATGAGCCCAGCCGAGGTGATTCGCGCCGTCAAGGCGGCTCGCCTGAGGGGCCGGGGCGGCGCCGGCTTCCCTACCGGCATCAAGTGGGAGATGGCGCGGGCTGCGCCGGGCGCGAGGAAGTTCCTGGTCTGTAATGCGGACGAGGGCGAGCCGGGTACCTTCAAGGATCGGGTACTCCTGACGGAGTTTCCGGACCGCGTCCTCGCCGGGATGACGATCGCCGGCTACGCGATCGGGGCGAAGGAGGGGATCCTCTACCTCCGTGCCGAATACGCGTACCTCCGGCGGTTTCTCGAGGACGTCCTCGCCCGGCGGCGGGCCGAGGGCTTTCTGGGCAAGAGCATCGCGGCCAGGCACTCCTTCGACTTCGACATCCGGATCCAGATGGGAGCGGGCGCCTACGTCTGCGGCGAGGAGTCGGCGCTCCTGAATTCCTGCGAGGGCCTCCGGGGAGATCCCCGCAACCGGCCTCCCTTCCCGGCGCAGAAGGGCTATCTCGGCTTCCCCACGATCGTGAACAACGTCGAGACGCTCGCCTGCGTGGCCCGCATCCTGGACGCCGGTCCGGCCACCTTCTCCGAGTACGGGACGAAGCAGAGCGCCGGGAGCAAGCTCCTGAGCATCTCCGGCGACGTCGGGATGGCCGGTGTCTACGAGGTTCCCTTCGGGGTGACCCTGCGTGAGGTCCTGGCGCTGGCCGACAGCCGCGAGACCCAGGCCGTCCAGATCGGAGGACCCAGCGGCCGGATGATCGGCCCCGCGGACTTCGACCGGACGATCTGCTACGACGACCTCTCGACGGGCGGCGCGATGGCGGTCTTCGGCCCGGACCGCAACCCGATCGAGATCGCACGGCTGTACATGGAGTTCTTCGAGGACGAGAGCTGCGGCTACTGCACGCCCTGCCGCGTCGGGAACGGCCTTCTTCGCCGGGGTCTCGACAAGGTCCTCGCGGGCCGCGGCGAGCCGTCCGACCTCGTCCAGTTCGAGGAGGTTGCCCGGACGATGAAGGCCACGAGCCGCTGTGGCCTGGGGCAAACCTCCTTCAACCCGGTCCTGACGACGCTCACGAGCTTCCGCCCCCTCTTCGACTCCCTCGTGAAAGAGGATCCGAAGAAGTTCCGCCGATCATTCGATCTCGAGGCCTCCACCCGGGAGGCGGCCCGAATCCGCACCGGAGGCGCCCGATGA
- a CDS encoding (2Fe-2S)-binding protein yields the protein MSEGPRFTLDGREIPLVPGQTVIEAADAAGIYIPRLCHKPGLEPFGSCRVCTVKANGRSVAACTYPASPGMIVESDTEEVNAHRKLLLEMLFVEGNHFCMSCEKSGNCELQALGYRFAIAAPQLEFQFPVRDVDASHPDILIDHNRCILCARCVRTSRDLDGKEVFGFVGRGPHKKIAVSSGTRLRDTDADVTDQALDACPVGALLRKRVGFAVPVGRRLYDKVPIGGLPAAPEAPVSEEKRA from the coding sequence ATGAGCGAAGGTCCGCGATTCACCCTCGACGGCCGGGAGATCCCGCTCGTGCCCGGCCAGACCGTCATCGAAGCGGCGGACGCCGCCGGGATCTACATCCCCAGGCTGTGTCACAAGCCGGGGCTCGAGCCGTTCGGCAGCTGCCGCGTCTGCACCGTCAAGGCGAATGGCCGCTCCGTCGCGGCCTGCACCTACCCGGCCAGCCCCGGGATGATCGTGGAGAGCGACACCGAAGAGGTGAACGCCCACAGGAAGCTCCTCCTCGAGATGCTCTTCGTCGAGGGCAACCACTTCTGCATGTCGTGCGAGAAGAGCGGGAACTGCGAGCTGCAGGCCCTGGGCTACCGGTTCGCGATCGCGGCTCCCCAGCTCGAGTTCCAGTTCCCGGTCCGGGACGTCGACGCCTCGCACCCGGACATCCTCATCGACCACAACCGCTGCATCCTCTGCGCTCGCTGCGTCCGCACCTCCCGGGACCTCGACGGGAAAGAGGTCTTCGGGTTCGTCGGGAGGGGTCCGCACAAGAAGATCGCGGTCAGCTCCGGGACGAGGCTTCGCGACACGGACGCCGACGTGACGGACCAGGCGCTCGACGCCTGCCCCGTGGGCGCTCTCCTCCGGAAGCGTGTCGGCTTCGCGGTGCCCGTGGGACGGCGGCTCTACGACAAGGTGCCGATCGGCGGCCTCCCGGCGGCCCCCGAAGCGCCCGTGTCCGAGGAGAAACGCGCATGA
- a CDS encoding NADP oxidoreductase: MSKPRIATTSLCGCFGCHMSLLDIDERILALAQIVEFDKSPINDHKDFTARCAVGLIEGGCANAENVHVLRRFREQCDVLVSVGDCATMGGIPAMRNLVPLEECLREAYVDGPSVHNPGGRIPDDPDIPLLLDKVYPAQEVVRIDYHIPGCPPSADTLWKTLTALLGGTPVELPYELIKYD, encoded by the coding sequence ATGAGCAAGCCCCGGATCGCCACGACGTCGCTGTGCGGCTGCTTCGGCTGCCACATGTCGCTGCTGGACATCGACGAGCGGATCCTCGCCCTCGCCCAGATCGTCGAGTTCGACAAGTCTCCCATCAACGACCACAAGGACTTCACCGCGCGATGCGCGGTCGGCCTCATCGAGGGGGGGTGCGCGAACGCCGAGAACGTGCACGTCCTCAGGCGCTTCCGCGAGCAGTGCGACGTCCTCGTCTCCGTCGGGGACTGCGCCACGATGGGGGGAATCCCCGCGATGCGAAACCTGGTCCCCCTGGAAGAGTGCCTGAGGGAGGCCTACGTGGACGGCCCTTCCGTCCACAACCCGGGCGGCCGTATCCCCGACGACCCGGACATTCCGCTGCTCCTCGACAAGGTCTACCCGGCCCAGGAGGTCGTCCGGATCGACTACCACATCCCGGGCTGTCCCCCGAGCGCCGACACGCTCTGGAAGACGCTCACGGCCCTGCTCGGAGGTACTCCCGTCGAGCTGCCGTACGAGCTGATCAAGTACGACTGA
- a CDS encoding Ni/Fe hydrogenase subunit alpha gives MQASGGTKIVIEPVTRVEGHGKVTILMDEAGHVARARFHVVEFRGFERFIQGRPYWEMPVAVQRLCGICPVSHHLCAAKAVDRIVGGENLTPTAEKMRRLMHYGQTYQSHALHFFHLASPDLLFGFGSDVASRHVLGVAAMHPELARQGILMRKYGQEVIKATAGKKIHGTGAIPGGINKNLSLAERDELLADLDQNRAWSLAAVKIARDYTLAHIDTLAGFGSFPSNHVCLVRQDGAMDLYDGGLRAVDAEGQVIFDHVAPETYLDHIAEEVRPWSYMKFPFLKALGPENGWYRVGPLSRVSACDFIDTPLAESERKVFKEVSGGKPSPVTMAYHWARMIELLHAIEKIDELLHDPDLQGEDLVVEGTRRSEGIAIIEAPRGTLFHHYRVNEDDQVVMANLIVSTTSNNEPMNRAVESVARQYLDGQTITEGLLNHIEVAIRAYDPCLSCATHALGQMPLAVELVDASGAVIDRRTRG, from the coding sequence ATGCAAGCAAGCGGCGGAACGAAGATCGTCATCGAGCCCGTCACCCGGGTCGAAGGCCACGGCAAGGTCACGATCCTGATGGACGAGGCCGGCCACGTGGCCCGCGCCCGTTTCCACGTCGTGGAGTTCAGGGGGTTCGAGCGTTTCATCCAGGGCCGGCCCTACTGGGAGATGCCGGTGGCCGTGCAGCGCCTGTGCGGGATCTGCCCGGTCAGCCACCACCTCTGCGCGGCCAAGGCGGTCGACAGGATCGTCGGTGGAGAGAACCTGACCCCCACGGCCGAGAAGATGCGCCGGCTGATGCACTACGGGCAGACGTACCAGTCCCACGCTCTTCATTTCTTCCACCTCGCGTCCCCCGACCTCCTCTTCGGCTTCGGGTCGGACGTCGCGTCCCGCCACGTGCTCGGCGTGGCCGCGATGCACCCCGAGCTGGCCCGGCAGGGAATCCTGATGCGCAAGTACGGGCAGGAGGTCATCAAGGCCACCGCCGGGAAGAAGATCCACGGGACCGGTGCCATCCCCGGCGGGATCAACAAGAACCTCAGCCTCGCCGAGCGGGACGAGCTCCTCGCCGACCTCGACCAGAATCGCGCCTGGAGCCTCGCCGCGGTGAAGATCGCCCGCGACTACACGCTGGCCCACATCGACACCCTGGCCGGGTTCGGCTCCTTCCCGTCGAACCACGTCTGCCTCGTCCGGCAGGACGGCGCGATGGACCTGTACGACGGGGGCCTGCGCGCGGTCGACGCCGAGGGCCAGGTGATCTTCGATCACGTGGCGCCGGAGACGTACCTCGACCACATCGCGGAAGAGGTCCGGCCCTGGTCCTACATGAAGTTCCCGTTCCTGAAGGCCCTCGGCCCGGAGAACGGCTGGTACCGCGTCGGCCCGCTCTCCCGCGTGAGCGCGTGCGACTTCATCGACACGCCGCTCGCCGAGTCGGAGCGGAAGGTGTTCAAGGAGGTCTCCGGCGGGAAGCCGAGCCCGGTGACGATGGCGTACCACTGGGCGCGGATGATCGAGCTCCTCCACGCGATCGAGAAGATCGACGAGCTGCTCCACGACCCGGACCTCCAGGGCGAAGACCTCGTGGTCGAGGGGACGCGCCGGAGCGAAGGGATCGCGATCATCGAAGCTCCACGCGGGACCCTCTTTCACCACTACCGGGTGAACGAGGACGACCAGGTCGTCATGGCGAACCTGATCGTCTCCACGACGAGCAACAACGAGCCGATGAACCGGGCGGTTGAGAGCGTGGCCCGCCAGTACCTCGACGGCCAGACGATCACCGAGGGACTCCTGAACCACATCGAGGTGGCGATCCGCGCCTACGACCCGTGCCTCTCCTGCGCCACGCACGCGCTCGGGCAGATGCCGCTGGCCGTGGAGCTCGTCGACGCCTCCGGAGCCGTTATCGACCGCAGGACCCGGGGATGA
- a CDS encoding hydrogenase maturation protease — MTATVLLYGYGNPGRLDDGLGPALAREVASRGPGAGITIETGYQLQIEDAALVAEHDVVVFADADTACEAPFELRRLEPRREMAFTTHSVSPEALLGLAHEHFGCRTEGWVLGIRGYSFNEFGETLSPGARRNLAAASDFVHRALSDGSVARNAVRTGRKGEDHA, encoded by the coding sequence ATGACGGCGACGGTTCTGCTCTACGGGTACGGCAACCCGGGCCGCCTGGACGACGGCCTCGGTCCCGCGCTGGCCCGCGAGGTCGCTTCACGCGGCCCTGGAGCAGGAATCACGATCGAGACCGGCTACCAGCTCCAGATCGAGGACGCGGCGCTCGTGGCCGAGCACGACGTCGTCGTTTTCGCGGACGCGGACACGGCCTGCGAGGCGCCCTTCGAGCTCCGCCGGCTGGAGCCGCGCCGGGAGATGGCGTTCACGACCCACTCCGTATCCCCGGAGGCTCTTCTGGGGCTCGCCCACGAGCACTTCGGCTGCCGGACGGAGGGCTGGGTGCTCGGGATCCGGGGCTACTCCTTCAACGAGTTCGGCGAGACTCTCTCCCCTGGGGCGCGGCGCAACCTGGCCGCCGCGTCGGACTTCGTGCACCGCGCGTTGAGCGACGGGAGCGTGGCCAGGAATGCCGTCCGCACCGGACGGAAAGGTGAAGATCATGCCTGA
- a CDS encoding response regulator, with protein sequence MPEGKPVILYVDDDPDYCEAMRVILEAGGYEMAEAASAEEGLEVYKSRRPDLVIVDLMMEEVDSGTAFVKELRLLGNTAPIFMLSSVGEGMSISADYASMGLDGIFQKPIDRATLLKVLKTKLGR encoded by the coding sequence ATGCCTGAAGGCAAGCCGGTCATCCTGTACGTGGACGACGACCCCGACTACTGCGAGGCGATGCGCGTCATCCTGGAGGCCGGCGGCTACGAAATGGCCGAAGCGGCTTCGGCCGAGGAGGGGCTCGAGGTCTACAAGAGCCGCCGGCCCGACCTCGTGATCGTCGACCTGATGATGGAGGAGGTGGACTCCGGAACGGCCTTCGTGAAGGAGCTGCGCCTCCTGGGGAACACGGCGCCGATCTTCATGCTGAGCTCCGTCGGCGAGGGGATGAGCATCTCGGCCGACTACGCCTCGATGGGCCTCGACGGCATCTTCCAGAAGCCGATCGACCGCGCAACCCTGCTCAAGGTGCTGAAGACGAAGCTGGGGCGATAG